The genome window TGCACCAGTTCGTCGATTTTCCCCTGCAAAAGGTCCAGGCTGATCTTTTTCGCTACTTCAGGAGCGCAGGTTGTCACAAATGTTCCCATCCCCCGTCTTTTTTCCACTATTTTCATCAGTTCCAGCTCATAATATGCTCTGACTATGGTGTTTGGATTTATGACCAGAGTTTCGGCAAGTTTCCGGACAGAGGGCAGTTCCTCGTCAGGTTTGAGTTCACCTGTGACGATCTTCTGCGCCACCTGATTCACCACCTGCTGGTAAATGGGCTGGTCGTCTTTGAAGTTCAAGGAGAACATGATTTCACCGCCTTCCAGAAATTTCACTGTTTCACTGTACTAATTATATAATACACTAAAACAGCGACACAGTCAACAGTAAAAATAAATATTTTTTTACATACGAAAATCATGGTTCAAAAGGCTTGAAAGCATTGGATTCAGTTCAATTGATTTTCGTCGAAATATTCATTCGGGATGGGACTGATCGTGACTATGAAGCTGCATTTATGATTGGTTTTGATATCATCCACCAGAAAATCGTCTGATTTGAAGAGTCCGTCATAAGTAAGTTTCCCGCGGATTTTTTTGTCTGACCCCACCACAATGTTCTCAACCACTAGATTTCCTCCCAGGTTGACGTCTGCATCTGCATCCGGGGCCTTGCAGCAGATTCCTGCTCTCATGGGAGCGTTCCCGATGGTCACAGTATCCTGGCAGACAAGGGAAAGCGCGGTTTTCTGCTTGAAAAATGGGTTTTTCTCCGGTTCGTATTTTGAGCCTTTCAGTTTCTGCTGTTTTTCGGAGATGAGCATGCCGGGGTTGTTCATGATCAGGTTCAGATCCTTTGTCTCTGTAATTTCCAGCACGCCTTCTGGGTAGAATTTATTCCCGTCCAGAAGTGTTTTATCCTTTGCCGGATCGCCTACTCTGCGGGTGACGCCCAGCCTGAAGCTATCCTTGATGACTGTGGAGAATTTTTCCAGATTCTTGGCTGATTTCAGATTCTGGCTGAGATCAATCTCAGATGCGCCGCTGCTCCATGAAGACCAGGTGGTGTTCCGCATCTTGACCTGATAATTCCCCTTGACAACGGGCTTGGCTTCCGCGATTTTCGCCATGTCGTTGACATCCCAGCACTTATCATCGTCCCATTTCTGGTAATGATGGACGCAGGGGATCTTCAGCAGCACATCCATTCCGTCTCCCGCTTCCTGACAGCGCATGGTAGTGGCAGGTTCGAAAAACGGCACTGTGCCTGAATCCGCTTTAGCTTCAGCTTCATACTTGAAACATACCCAGGCCTTGCGTACATTCCCGTAAATCGGACATGGCCTGGAACAATTCTCGTAGAAAAGGTGAGTTCTCCCGTCTTCGAGCCCTGAGTTGAAAAAAGGGCCATTTTCCTGCTTCAGGATCTGGTGCTTGAATTTCGCAAACGGGATGTAATCTCCACAGGTTTTTCCTGAATCATCGAAGGGCGTGGCATCCTCAA of Candidatus Wallbacteria bacterium contains these proteins:
- a CDS encoding GntR family transcriptional regulator, encoding MKFLEGGEIMFSLNFKDDQPIYQQVVNQVAQKIVTGELKPDEELPSVRKLAETLVINPNTIVRAYYELELMKIVEKRRGMGTFVTTCAPEVAKKISLDLLQGKIDELVQEAHRTSVSEEGLISRIRDRYDLVTSGKNIK